A single Candoia aspera isolate rCanAsp1 chromosome 5, rCanAsp1.hap2, whole genome shotgun sequence DNA region contains:
- the LOC134498617 gene encoding olfactory receptor 52P1-like produces MSSSNQSRDASIFFLMGIPGLEGAHFWIGFPFCSMYLVALVGNITILFVVRREPSLHLPMYYFLCMLAILDLVLSTSTVPKILGIFWFHSHTIGFKACMTQMFFIHGFSAVESGVLLAMAFDRYVAICAPLRYTTILTSSVIAKIGCAAFMRGIGFMTPLTCMVSHLPYCGPNIITHSYCEHMAVVKLACADTTPNNIYGITAATFVVGSDSVFIAVSYVLILRAVRGLSSKEAQQKSFGTCGSHICVILIFYTPALFSFYTQRWGHNIPAHIHIFLADLYLLVPPMLNPIIYGMKTKQLRQQVLKPFFAAHSES; encoded by the coding sequence ATGTCCTCTTCCAACCAGTCCAGAGatgcctccatttttttcctaatgggGATTCCAGGCCTGGAGGGTGCTCACTTCTGGATTGGCTTCCCCTTCTGCTCCATGTATCTGGTTGCTTTGGTGGGGAACATCACCATCCTCTTTGTGGTCAGGAGGGAGCCCAGCCTTCACTTGCCCATGTATTATTTCCTTTGCATGTTAGCCATCCTTGACTTGGTGCTGTCCACCTCCACAGTGCCCAAGATCCTTGGCATCTTCTGGTTCCACTCCCACACAATTGGCTTCAAAGCCTGCATGACCCAGATGTTCTTCATTCATGGTTTCTCAGCTGTGGAGTCAGGCGTGCTGCTCGCCATGGCCTTTGACCGCTATGTGGCAATCTGTGCCCCTCTGCGCTACACCACCATCCTCACCAGTTCCGTCATTGCCAAGATTGGATGTGCAGCCTTCATGAGGGGCATTGGGTTCATGACCCCTCTGACCTGCATGGTTAGCCACCTCCCTTATTGTGGGCCCAACATCATTACACATTCCTACTGCGAGCACATGGCTGTGGTAAAGCTGGCCTGTGCAGATACGACACCCAACAACATCTATGGGATCACTGCCGCCACCTTTGTGGTGGGctcagattcagtcttcattGCAGTCTCCTATGTGCTCATTCTCAGGGCAGTCCGGGGGCTCTCTTCTAAGGAGGCCCAGCAGAAGTCCTTCGGCACATGTGGCTCCCACATCTGTGTCATCCTGATCTTCTACACGCCTGCCCTTTTCTCCTTTTACACACAGCGCTGGGGACACAATATCCCTGCACACATCCACATCTTCTTGGCTGACCTTTATCTCCTGGTGCCCCCCATGCTGAACCCCATCATCTACGGCATGAAAACCAAGCAACTCCGCCAGCAAGTGCTGAAGCCATTCTTTGCAGCCCACTCTGAGTCTTGA